The window AACGGTCCACGGATAGAGAAGTGAAGAGTCGTGCAGAGACGCCCTGCCGGCCAGGACCTGAACGGCCTCACGCATGACATGGCGTCGGATCGTGATCACGGTGGACGATTGTACCCGAATCACGCCAGGAAAATAACACTCAGCTTAGGATTCTTCGACGACGATGACGGCCTTGCCCTTGTACGTCCCGCAGTTCATGCACGTATGGTGAGGCAGCTTCAACTCGTGGCACTGCGGGCAGAGCGAAAATCCCGGAGGAACGAGCCGCATCTTGGCCGTTCTCCGCATATCCCGCCGCGATCGTGAATGTTTATGTTTTGGATTTGGCATGACGACTCCTTCAACGGGCACATGACCCGGTTAACAAACTAGCTATGCA is drawn from Nitrospira sp. and contains these coding sequences:
- the rpmF gene encoding 50S ribosomal protein L32; its protein translation is MPNPKHKHSRSRRDMRRTAKMRLVPPGFSLCPQCHELKLPHHTCMNCGTYKGKAVIVVEES